In Halarcobacter mediterraneus, the following proteins share a genomic window:
- a CDS encoding type II toxin-antitoxin system HipA family toxin: MADIVHIYLFEEHIADLYIQQDKIFLSQIEQKAHNASPISISKNTTQRETSNLKYLEGVPGFVSDSLPGNFGTKILNEYFLDTIKAYPTIVDKLLFIGDNGLGALSYKPNKELKKEDEQTIQLKEMFEKAKELKKGGNFHSIHSAFLVSAHSFVGGARSKAVAAINLDTKEIYLGKKNEKIPKGFLRAIIKYDDTAHGDENKSTYSKLEYIYYLLTKDIGLNMSECHLVESEGKHHFVTKRFDIEDDGTRYHVHSLAGLLEIDYNEPRLIGYEELLRTAIKLNVNKKSLAQLVLQMLFNYMFVNQDDHARNFSFMCDKSFKWRATPAYDITFAKGIKQTLEHQLSLYGKALSTITLDDVVQLCVEFDIDLEFVSDKLELMKKLREEKLPKLLEEYQIKQNKKEQVLNEVSKRDLQGELR; this comes from the coding sequence TTTTTATCTCAGATAGAGCAAAAAGCACATAATGCTAGCCCAATAAGCATATCTAAAAATACAACGCAAAGAGAAACTAGCAACCTTAAATACCTAGAAGGAGTACCTGGGTTTGTTAGTGATAGTTTACCGGGAAACTTTGGAACAAAGATATTAAACGAATATTTTTTAGATACCATAAAAGCTTATCCTACAATTGTTGATAAACTACTTTTTATAGGAGATAATGGTTTAGGTGCACTAAGTTACAAACCAAATAAAGAGCTAAAAAAAGAGGATGAACAAACTATCCAATTAAAAGAGATGTTTGAAAAAGCAAAAGAGTTGAAAAAAGGTGGAAACTTCCATAGTATACATAGTGCCTTTTTAGTATCTGCACACTCTTTTGTGGGAGGTGCTAGAAGTAAGGCTGTTGCAGCTATAAACCTTGATACAAAAGAGATATACCTAGGAAAAAAAAATGAAAAGATTCCTAAAGGTTTTCTGCGAGCTATTATTAAATATGATGATACAGCCCATGGAGATGAAAACAAATCTACTTATTCAAAACTTGAATACATATACTATCTACTAACCAAAGATATTGGACTAAATATGAGTGAGTGCCATTTGGTAGAAAGTGAAGGTAAACATCACTTTGTAACTAAAAGATTTGATATAGAAGATGATGGTACAAGATACCATGTACACTCACTAGCAGGATTACTAGAAATAGACTATAATGAACCAAGACTTATAGGGTATGAAGAACTTCTAAGAACTGCTATTAAACTAAATGTAAATAAAAAAAGTTTAGCACAATTGGTACTACAAATGCTTTTTAACTATATGTTTGTAAATCAAGATGACCATGCTAGAAACTTTTCATTTATGTGTGATAAAAGCTTTAAATGGAGAGCAACTCCTGCTTATGATATCACTTTTGCTAAAGGAATTAAACAAACACTAGAACACCAGCTAAGTTTATATGGGAAAGCACTATCAACCATAACTCTAGATGATGTGGTACAACTTTGTGTAGAGTTTGATATAGATTTGGAGTTTGTATCAGATAAACTTGAACTTATGAAAAAGCTAAGAGAGGAAAAACTACCTAAACTTTTAGAAGAATATCAAATAAAACAAAATAAAAAAGAACAGGTGCTAAACGAGGTATCAAAAAGAGATCTACAAGGAGAGCTAAGATGA
- a CDS encoding helix-turn-helix domain-containing protein: MSSELLKKMIESKKKFDKKKNLNIMSKFETISDDEVAMVLALRAKRLRLKQKLTQKEFSKNLELNSASTYSNFEQKGTISLVNFIRVVREFGLLDQLDELFKPTDIKDVLEIYEGNDSKNKRVRKKETK, from the coding sequence ATGAGTTCAGAACTTTTAAAAAAGATGATTGAGAGTAAAAAAAAGTTTGATAAGAAAAAAAACCTCAATATCATGAGTAAATTTGAGACTATAAGTGATGATGAAGTAGCTATGGTTTTAGCTCTTCGAGCAAAAAGACTTAGGCTAAAACAAAAACTTACACAAAAAGAGTTTAGTAAAAATCTAGAGCTAAACTCAGCGAGCACTTACTCAAATTTTGAGCAAAAAGGAACTATCTCTTTGGTAAATTTTATAAGAGTAGTAAGAGAATTTGGTCTTTTAGATCAACTTGATGAACTTTTTAAACCTACGGATATCAAAGATGTATTAGAGATATATGAGGGGAATGATTCTAAAAATAAAAGAGTACGAAAAAAGGAAACAAAGTAG